The Maylandia zebra isolate NMK-2024a linkage group LG4, Mzebra_GT3a, whole genome shotgun sequence genome includes a window with the following:
- the cntnap1 gene encoding contactin-associated protein 1, with translation MTCKTLSICLLFWGFQHCSSRECADPLISGLYASSFLASSRYNFLYSANFAKLYGSSGWSPSPRDRQPWLQIDLGRKYRLVAVATQGTFNSYDWVTKYTLLYGDRPDSWTPYIMKGGNSTLPGNWNYYQVKRNVFHYAFTAKHIRLLPLAWNTENGGKIGVRLELFGCPYDSYVLQYNGDDSVVYKYPEKKSRTLQDHIAINFKTLEQDGLLLHSEGIQGDLFTLELKKGRLYLHISLGSSNVHKVNGRTTLTAGSLLDNLHWHYVTIKRYGRQVNLTVDSQTVTAICNGEFTHLDLDKQIYVGGVIEQNMPHLPSTPNFAGCMENVFINGINVIDKAKREDPDIHIPRRKKMHFTCRDILLKPMTFAGPNNYLQVPGFFRRPRMFVKFKFRSWDYTGLLMFTRFADDLGALELGLSEGQINVTIFQPGKKKIQFAAGYRLNDGYWHSVDLAARDNLLTLTIDEEEGSPLKITNPFTIRTGDRYFFGGCPKTNNTVRKCETKLNRFHGCMQHIFIDNEQLDIDIILMRQWGRYAELLLGTCGITDRCTPNPCEHEGRCIQSWDDFICLCENTGYKGEVCHMSVYKESCEAYRLSGKYWSGNYTIDPDLSGPLKPFEVYCKMKSYKAWTVILSDRVEGTKVIGSSIDKPYIGDVNYWNATWDEVTALANTSMYCEQWIDYSCYKSRILNTPNGRPFTYWIGRNNQSHYYWGGTFREVQKCGCAVNQTCVDPKFQCNCDADYRQWYSDKGYLDFRDHLPVRRVVVGDTNRTGSEAHFTVGPLRCHGDRNIWNTIAFTKPTYITFPTFRPETTVDISFHFKTYRDHCVFLENSDDHLRNFIRIELNTTQDLAFVFMVGDGILNATLHSPVPLNDNEWHFVQAELNVKLARIKVDYQPWAVKRFPPQTFITMKFTHPLIVGSANRTLRPFLGCLRGLRMNGVPLDLEGKVNEEQGIRRNCTGQCLNATIPCRNSGQCIEGYASYTCDCNNTAFDGFYCHKDIGAYFEIGSWMRYNIRKKPVSDEAAWANWIDPHYDNFSLGYNDTADDIEFSFSTVHTPAVLLYISSFVQDYIAVVLKTDGSVDLRYKLGVITHKYQLTHRNLADGFPHYVNITRHNRTIKTQVDYMEPIVEKITLVEDARFDSPKSMFLGRVMEVGDIDYEIQRHNAPGFIGCISGVRYNVYAPLKTLFRPNETDPPVQTHGYVSESICGAFPPVLGYVPWEADPWFTGIEYIYIHDDLGLFWITVIVILALLLLFGGLYSIYVYAYQQKGSYHTNEPKNLESPSSSRPLTETLRREKKNLPEIEEEFRSD, from the exons ATGACTTGCAAAACACTGAGCATATGCCTCTTGTTTTGGGGGTTTCAACATTGCTCATCAC GAGAATGTGCCGATCCACTCATCTCTGGGCTGTATGCGTCCTCCTTCCTGGCCTCTTCCAGATATAACTTTCTGTACTCTGCCAATTTTGCCAAACTATATG GCAGCAGTGGCTGGTCCCCTTCCCCAAGGGACAGACAGCCATGGTTGCAGATAGACTTGGGCAGGAAGTACCGGCTGGTGGCAGTTGCCACTCAGGGGACCTTCAACTCATATGACTGGGTCACCAAATACACTCTGCTCTACGGAGATCGACCAGACTCCTGGACGCCGTACATCATGAAAGGAGGCAACTCT ACGCTGCCTGGTAACTGGAATTATTATCAGGTGAAGAGGAATGTCTTCCATTACGCCTTTACCGCTAAACATATTCGTCTGCTGCCTCTGGCATGGAACACAGAGAATGGGGGGAAGATTGGTGTGAGACTGGAGCTGTTTGGCTGCCCTTATG ATTCCTATGTGCTACAGTACAATGGAGATGACTCAGTGGTCTACAAGTATCCTGAAAAAAAGTCCCGTACGCTGCAGGACCACATTGCCATAAACTTCAAGACTCTGGAGCAGGATGGCCTTCTTTTGCACAGTGAAGGGATTCAGGGAGACCTCTTTACCCTGGAGCTGAAGAAAGGCCGGCTTTACCTGCACATCAGTCTTG GAAGCAGTAATGTACACAAAGTTAATGGACGGACTACACTGACCGCTGGCAGCCTTCTTGATAATCTCCACTGGCACTATGTCACAATCAAACGTTATGGTCGACAGGTGAACCTCACAGTGGACAGTCAGACAGTGACAGCAATATGTAATGGAGAATTTACTCATCTGGATCTAGATAAACAG ATCTATGTAGGAGGAGTAATAGAGCAAAACATGCCTCACCTCCCTTCCACACCAAATTTCGCGGGCTGTATGGAAAACGTCTTCATCAATGGCATCAATGTCATCGACAAGGCCAAGAGAGAAGATCCCGACATCCATATACCAAGAAGG AAAAAGATGCATTTTACCTGCCGTGACATTTTGCTGAAACCAATGACCTTCGCTGGGCCCAATAACTACCTGCAGGTGCCAGGGTTCTTCAGGAGGCCCCGCATGTTTGTCAAGTTCAAGTTCCGCTCATGGGACTACACAGGGCTCCTGATGTTCACACGTTTTGCTGATGATCTGGGTGCTCTTGAGCTGGGTCTGAGCGAGGGACAGATCAATGTCACTATATTCCAGCCTGGCAAGAAGAAAATTCAGTTTGCTGCTG GATACAGACTAAACGATGGTTATTGGCATTCAGTTGATTTGGCAGCCAGAGACAACCTGCTAACTCTCACTATTGATGAGGAGGAGGGCTCACCACTAAAGATCACCAACCCTTTCACTATTCGGACAGGCGACCGCTACTTTTTTGGAG GTTGTCCGAAAACTAATAACACAGTCAGGAAATGTGAAACCAAGCTGAATCGCTTCCATGGCTGCATGCAGCATATCTTCATAGACAACGAACAGCTCGATATTGACATTATTCTGATGCGACAGTGGGGAAGATATGCCGAGCTGCTGTTGGGCACCTGTGGGATCACTGACAG ATGTACTCCAAATCCATGCGAGCACGAAGGTAGATGCATCCAGTCTTGGGATGACTTCATCTGCCTGTGTGAGAATACAGGCTATAAAGGAGAAGTGTGTCACATGT CGGTTTATAAAGAATCATGTGAGGCCTACAGACTCAGTGGCAAGTATTGGTCTGGAAACTACACCATCGATCCCGATCTCAGTGGGCCATTGAAACCATTTGAAGTGTACTGCAAAATGAAAT CATATAAAGCTTGGACAGTGATATTGAGTGATCGAGTGGAAGGTACTAAGGTGATTGGGAGTTCAATCGACAAGCCATATATAGGAGATGTCAACTACTGGAATGCCACCTGGGATGAAGTCACTGCTCTTGCAAACACCTCCATGTACTGTGAACAGTGGATAGACTACTCGTGCTATAAGTCCCGTATCCTCAATACACCCA ATGGAAGGCCTTTCACTTACTGGATTGGTCGCAACAATCAGAGCCATTATTATTGGGGTGGGACATTCAGAGAAGTCCAAAAATGCGGCTGTGCTGTCAATCAAACCTGCGTCGACCCCAAGTTTCAGTGCAACTGCGACGCTGACTATAGACAATG GTACTCGGACAAAGGCTACTTGGACTTTAGAGACCATCTGCCTGTGAGGAGGGTGGTGGTCGGGGACACCAATAGGACCGGCTCAGAAGCACATTTCACAGTTGGGCCACTCCGCTGCCATGGCGACA GAAACATCTGGAACACCATAGCCTTCACAAAGCCCACTTACATAACATTCCCCACCTTCAGGCCTGAAACAACTGTTGACATCTCTTTCCACTTCAAAACCTACCGTGACCATTGTGTCTTCCTGGAGAACTCTGATGATCATCTTAGAAACTTTATAAGAATAGAGCTCAATA cCACCCAGGATCTTGCTTTTGTATTTATGGTTGGCGATGGCATCCTTAATGCGACCCTACACTCTCCTGTGCCACTTAATGACAACGAGTGGCATTTCGTTCAGGCCGAGCTTAACGTGAAGTTGGCTCGGATTAAGGTAGATTATCAGCCATGGGCAGTCAAACGCTTCCCACCTCAGACTTTTATCACCATGAAGTTCACACATCCTCTCATTGTAG GTTCAGCCAATCGTACCTTGAGACCTTTCTTGGGCTGCCTTCGAGGGTTGCGGATGAATGGCGTGCCTCTCGATTTAGAGGGGAAAGTAAACGAAGAACAGGGCATAAGGAGGAACTGTACTGGACAGTGTCTTAATGCTACCATACCATGTCGAAACAGCGGGCAGTGTATCGAGGGATATGCTTCCTATACTTGTGACTGTAACAATACAGCCTTTGATGGTTTCTACTGCCATAAAG ATATTGGAGCTTATTTTGAGATTGGATCATGGATGAGGTACAACATACGAAAGAAGCCAGTATCAGATGAAGCAGCGTGGGCCAACTGGATTGACCCGCACTACGACAATTTCAGTCTCGGCTACAACGATACAGCAGATGACATAGAGTTCAGTTTTAGCACTGTTCACACACCAGCCGTGTTGCTCTACATAAGCTCCTTCGTCCAGGACTACATCGCTGTCGTCCTCAAGACTGATG GTAGTGTAGATCTGAGGTATAAGCTGGGAGTCATAACACACAAGTACCAGCTgactcacagaaacctggcagATGGATTCCCTCACTATGTGAACATAACCAGACACAACAGAACCATCAAAACCCAG GTGGACTACATGGAGCCTATTGTGGAAAAGATAACCTTGGTGGAAGATGCCAGGTTTGACTCTCCAAAGTCCATGTTCCTGGGCAGAGTGATGG AGGTTGGTGACATTGACTACGAAATCCAGAGGCACAATGCTCCAGGCTTCATAGGCTGCATATCTGGGGTCAGATATAATGTCTATGCACCTCTGAAGACCCTGTTCCGTCCAAACGAAACAGATCCTCCAGTACAGACGCACGGCTATGTCTCTGAGTCTATTTGTGGTGCCTTCCCTCCTGTCCTCGGTTATGTACCATGGGAGGCCGACCCTTGGTTTACTGGAATAG AGTATATTTATATCCATGATGACCTAGGTCTATTTTGGATAACAG TTATTGTGATCCTGGCGCTGTTGCTGCTCTTTGGAGGCCTGTACAGCATCTATGTGTATGCCTATCAGCAGAAGGGCAGTTACCATACCAATGAACCTAAAAACCTGGAGTCCCCCAGTAGCTCCAGACCCCTCACCGAGACtctgaggagagaaaaaaagaacctCCCAGAAATTGAAGAGGAGTTCAGGAGCGACTAG